TTGGCATATCTGGACCGGGAATGTCTCCCCTGGGCTGGCCTGAGCCCATCTCCCCACATATCATGGCCTAGGGCCTGGGGTGGGATGCAGGCCATCGACTTGCCCAGTTGGAAAGCCCTTGGGGAAGATCTGGGGGGGGGCACAAGGTGGGGCGACCAGCTCTGAGTCTGTCCAGATGTAGAGGTGCATCTGTGTGGAGGTGCTGGGCCAAGAAAGAGCAGACCTGGAAGCAAAAGTAGGGGTCTCCCTGAGAGGCCGGCCCAGCCCTGGGAGGCCGAGCTCAGGGACACCCATTGAGGCTCAGGCCCTGCACTAAGTCTGGTCCCAGTTCTGAACTCTGCCCTCACCCCGCccgtccctgccctcaagaaacacAGTGGGAAGGCCTTGCTACCACCTGGCGGAGCCTCCTGGGTCACCTCCTTCCCCTCTTGGGGCCTGTTTCCCCGTCTGAACAGTGAGGGGGTTGGGTTCAGTGACCTCTGCGGGTCCTCAGGTCTGCCATCTCTGGACTCTGTGATGCTGACAACTTGTGACCATAGTAGGGATTCTGGAGattcctgggggtggggatggggtggagctGGTGGCCTGTACGTGCCATCTGCTCCGGCCACCCTGGTGACAGgacagggaggaggtggggacagTTGAGGTCTGCCTGTGGCAGAGGGTCCTCATGAGAACTCAGAGACTAAAGGAAGCACCCGGAGCAGGTAATGAGACTCGGGCTGCCGGTTTTAGACGTCACATTCCTTGGGGCTCGGATGCCTTTGGTGGACATGTCGGGGTTGGGTGGGGCACGCAAGGCTCAGTTTCCCCCCTTCTGAGGTAGCCGTGAGAAGAAAGtccttccccctgccccaggtCGCTTCGGCCAGGACAGGGTTCTAGCACTGGTCATGCTGCAGGCCAGGGGCCTGACACCAGCTCAGGAGGCAGGATCAGGGAGCCCAGGGCAGAGAAGGAGATGAGGTGGGCCCAGGCTCCCAGGGTCCCACTGGCTGAGCCTGACCTCTCCCCAGCGCAGGGCTGCTGTGCTGAGGCCAGGACCTCGGCTATATTTAGCACCGAGTGTGGAGCAGAGCAGTGGGTCAGGGGCAGCGAGAGGGGGAACGTGCTTCTCACACTTTTCCTACTGGCCTCTGGGGACTGTTAGTACACCTGTCACAAGACAGATAAGACACCGAGGACAGAGACCAGAGAAGGGCTTGAGCGGTGGGAGGCCAtggggggcagggatgggagggGCCTTGGTGGAAGCTGATGGGcatgaagagggagaaagaagaggagcaCAGGAGATTCCGGTTGCACACAACTGGGGATGAGGGTCCACGAGTGAGGGGCGGGGCTATCTCTGCAGGAAGGCCCTTGGTCGCACCGCCTCCCCTCCCTGTGGGTGTCACCCTCACACTCTCCTGGGGTGCCTTCCGGGGAACAGAGGGACACCACGGCCACTAAGAAAGCTTCACACTCCCTACCTATAGGGTCTAGGAACTCCGAGCCAGCACTGCCTGCCTCTCATTTGCCAAGATCTGACTCTGGGCCTCTTCTTTAAGTACGAGTGGTTGGGCCAGAAGATCCTTGAGGTCGCCCTAGCTCAGATCTGAGTCTTGGCACAGAAAACCCTAACTAGGATTCAGAATCAGGCTCTGCCTAACCATGAGATACCCGGTGAACCCTCACTCAGCCTCGCTGCTTCCACTGTAGCTCGGGCTGCTGGCCCCTGCTTTgcctccctggcctgggaagggtGAGTGGAGACCCAAGAGCTAAAGACTGggcaggccaccaccaccctgcccccctcccccgtgAAAGTGACAAGCGCGCCCTCTGGTGTTACGAAAGGAAACATAACTGATGACTATTTCTCTCCATGGAAAATAGTTACCAGTTTAGGGACCTGCCTCTCCCTGACTGGGACCCCTTAAATCAGAATTCCCCCAGGCCACTCACCTGGGAGTCTGCCAGGGAAAAACTGATTTTGGCAAAGGCAGGCAAGGATGGGcacgtccagttttcccactggAGGTTTGGGCATCCCTTGGCTGAAGGACAGAGCTTCAAAGCCCGCAGTGCCCTGTTTGCTCCCTAGCAACCCAGGTGATTCTGGGGAAGCACCTTGATGGATGGCTCCATGTGCCTTAAACTCAAGACTTGTCATGTATCAACCACGCAGGTGGCAGGGTGAGACCCAGGTGAGGTCTGGAAAGGGAGGGGGTCTCTAAGCACATGCCACAGCAGGGCTACTCTGCCCCTGGGCCCTGCTCCCTGCCATTTCTCCCAGCAACCAGCCCCATCCCACCTAAAGCCCCCCGCCCCATCCTCATCTCTTCCCCCTCTCCTCAGAAGGATGGCCGACGCTCAGACGCAGGTGGCCCCCACCCCAAGCATCCCCATGGCAGCTACAGAggacctgcccctccctccaccacctGCTCTGGAGGATCTGCCGTTGCCGCCACCCAAGGAGTCCTTCTCCAAGTTCCACCAGCAGCGGCAAGCCAGCGAGCTCCGCCGCCTCTACAAGCACATCCACCCCGAGCTCCGCAAGAATCTGGCTGAGGCTGTGGCTGAAGACTTGGCTGAGATCCTGGGTTCCGAAGAGCCCACTGAGGGTGACGTCCAGTGCATGCGCTGGATCTTTGAGAACTGGCGGCTGGACGCCATTGGGGACCATGAGAGGCCACCTGCCAAGGAGCCCGTGCCCGGCGGCAATGTCCAGGCCACGTCCCGCAAGTTTGAGGAAGGCTCCTTTGCCAACAGCACAGACCAGGAGCCAGCTGGACCTCGGCCATCTGGAGGGGACGTCCGTGCAGCCCGCTGGCTGTTTGAGACAAAGCCGCTGGATGAGCTGACGGGCCATGCTGAGGCACCGGAAGCTACAGTGAGGGAGCCTGCAGCCAGTGGAGATGTCCAGGGTACCAGGATGCTCTTTGAGACGCGGCCACTGGACTGCCTGGGCTCCCGCCCCTCCATCCAGGAGCAGAGCCCCTTGGAGCTGCGCTCAGAGATCCAGGAGCTGAAGGGCGATGTGAAGAAGACGGTGAAGCTGTTCCAAACAGAGCCGCTGTGTGCCATCCAGGACGCAGAGGGAGCCATCCACGAGGTCAAGGCCGCCTGCCGGGAGGAGATCCAAAGCAACGCGGTGAGGTCTGCCCGTTGGCTCTTCGAAACGCAGCCTCTGGACACCATCAACCGGGACCCCAGCCAGGTGCGGGTGATCCGGGGGATCTCTCTGGAGGAGGTGGCCAGGCCCGACGTCAGCGCAACTCGCTGGATCTTTGAGACACAGCCCCTGGATGCCATCCGGGAGATCTTGGTGGACGAGAAGGACTTCCAGCCATCCCCAGATCTTATCCCTCCTGGTCCAGACGTTCAGCAGCAGCGGCATTTGTTTGAGACCCGAGCACTAGACACTCTAaagggggaagaggaggctggAGCAGAGGCGCCACCCAAAGAGGAAGTGGTCCCCGGTGATGTCCGCTCCACCCTGTGGCTATTTGAGATGCAGCCCTTGGATACACTCAGAGACAAGGTCCAAGTGGGTCACCTGCAGCGGGTGGGACCCCAGGAGGGTGAGAGGTTCATGTACGAGCGTCTATCCAGTGATGGTTCCTCAGCACTGTCCCTCTCTCAGAGTGCCCCCCAGAGGGATGGGGTGAAGGGAGACGTGAAGACCTTCAAGAACCTTTTTGAGACCCTACCCCTGGACAGCATCAGGCAGGGTGAAGCTTCGGCCCACGGGAGCATAAGCAGAGCAGAAGGAACTGATTCTGCTGGGCAGTCCCAGGACATAGGGTCCCCGGTGTATGCCATGCAGGATGGCAAAGGCCACCTCCACGCCCTGACCTCTGTCAGCAGAGAGCATGTAGTCGGAGGTGATGTACAGGGTTACAGGTGGATGTTTGAGACACAGCCCCTAGACCAACTAGGCCAAAACCCCAGTACCGTCGACGTGGTGCGGGGCATCACCCGGCAGGAAGTGGTGGCTGGAGACGTGGGCACTGCCCGGTGGCTCTTTGAGACCCAGCCCCTGGAGGTAATCCACCAACGGGAGCAGCAGGAACGAcgggaagaagaaggaaagccTCAGGGAGGCCCTCAGCTTGAAGCATCCCCCAAGGGTGATGTGCAGACCATTCGCTGGTTGTTCGAGACATGCCCAATGAGTGAGTTGGGCGAGAAGCAGGGGTCAGAGATCACAGATTCCACACCCAAGGCCAAGGCACGGTCCTGCACCTGGATGTTCACGCCCCAACCCCCAGACAGACCAGAAAGCTCCAGGGAGCAGCACCTTGAGGTCAGCCAGGTCCAGGTtggggaaagacagacagacagacacgtCTTTGAGACTGAGCCTCTGCAGGTCTCAGGCCATCCCTGCAGAAGGGGGCCTGTGCGATACTGCAGCAGAGTGGACATCCCCTCAGGGCAGGTGTCTCGTCAGAAGGAGGTTTTCCAGGCCCTGGAGGCAGGCAAGAGGGAAAACCAGGGATCCAGGGTAATCCCTGAGCCCATCCCAACAGGCTCTGTGCACAAGTTCACCTGGCTCTTTGAGAATTGCCCCATGGGCTCCCTGGCAGCTGAGAGCATCCAAGGGGGCAACCACCAGGAAGAGCAGCCCGTGGGCCCCTCAGGCAATAGGGTGTGGGAGAGGCAAGAGACTGCAGTTGAGGGGACCCTGCGGACTCTGCACGCCACGCCTGGCATCCTGCACCACGGAGGCATCGTCATGGAGGCCCGAGGGCCCGGGGAGCTCTGCCTCGCCAAGTACGTGCtcccaggcccagggcagggcgGCCCCCACGTTCGGAAGGAGGAGCTGGTGTCTGGCGAGCTTCCCAGGATTGTCCGCCAAGTGCTGCACCGGCCAGACGTGGACCAGCAGGGGCTGCTGGTGCAGGAGGACCCAGTGGGCCAGCTTCGCCTCAAGCCACTGAAGCTGCCAGCACCAGGCAGCAGCTGGAAGGTCGAAGACATGGACCCTGAGTTCCAGCAGTTGCTGGCTTGTGGCCTCGGGACCTCGGTGGCGAGGACTGGGCTAGTGATGCAGGAGACAGAGCAGGGCCTAGTGGCACTGACCGCCTACTCTCTGCAGCCCCGGCTAACCAGCAGGGCCCCCGAGAGGAGCAGTGTGCAGATGCTGGCCAGCTGCATAGACAAAGGAGACCTGAGTGGCCTGCACAGTCTGCGGTGGGAGCCACCGGCTGACTCAAGTCCAGTGCCAGCCAGCGAGGGGGCCCAGAGGCTGCCCCTGACTGAGAGCATCATCCGTGTTCCCCCACTGGACCCCAGCATGGGGATGGGGCATCTGAGAGGGCCGGgggccaccccctgccccccacaggcCATTAGAAAGGCAGTCCCTCTGGCTAGGGAAGAAAAGCAGGAAAGCAGGTGCACTGGGCAGAAAGGGATGGAAGCGTTGGGAAAGTCAGATGGAGCCACGACTATGCCCCTGGGGCCCAAGTCCCCAAACCTCCAGGCTGCCATGCAGAGTCTGCGAATGGCAACAGCTGAAGCCCAAAGCCTGCACCAGCAAGTTCTGAGCAAGCACAAGCAGGGCCCCACCCCTGGAGCCGCCTCTATGCCCTCCCAGGATAGTCTGCTGCAAGTACCGGCCACAGCCACTGGGACTGCCCAGAGCAACACCAGGCCTCTGGCTGGAGGTGACCCCAGGATCCCAGCAGCCCCCAGAAAGGTCAGTGGGGAACAGAAAGCACTGCCTGGAGGGCTGCCTAGGGGGTGGGTGACTATTCAGGATGGCATTTACACTGCTCACCCCATCAGGACCTTTGACCTACCGGGGGGTGTCTGGCCTTCTGAGAGAGGAGCCTTGCCAAGGGGCAGGGAGACTGCGCTCCCGTCCCAGGCTCCCAGCCCACTCCTGGAAGGCCCAGGTCAGAGTCTCGGGCCTGGGCAAgaggagcctgggagccacacaCAGAAGGCCTGGGGACCTCCAGAGAAGGTGATGGCAGGACTCGGCCCAGGGGTCCTCCAAGCTGCAGAGACCACCCTGAAGGCTGCCCTTTTAGCCCCCCACACTCTGGCCTCTGGGCCTCAGGCTGCAGGTGCCAGCCTGCACTCCCATAATGCCTCTcttccgcctcctcctcctctcccagctGCTGTGACGGGACCTGACTTCCCAGCCCAAGCCGGCCATGATGAGAATTCCATCCAGCAGGCCTCTGAGCCCACGCAGGACCCCCTTCTCCAGTCCCACAGCAGCCCTGCTGGCCAGAGAAGCCCTGGGGATTCACAGACAAAAACCCCGAAACTGGAGCCCACCACGCACCCAAGGAAGAAGCCCCAGCTGCCCCCCAAACCTGCACACCTAAGCCAGATCCCGCCCCCTCACTGGCTGCCCAAGCCCTCAGccctctctcccagctcctctaAGGAAGTGGGGCAAGGAAAATACAGACAAGGTGAGACTGGTACAACTGACCATGACCCTCGGCCAACCAAGGTCCCCACCACTGCAGGCCAGGGCCGAGTATCGCGGGCTGGATGCTCCACTGGACAGAGCCAGCACAGCCCCCAGCATGACTCCAGCACCGTGGCCCCCAGGCCCACCAGAAGTCAGGCTGCGGGCAGCAACAACCAGAGCCCTGAGCCCCTCGAGCTCTCAGCTCTCAGCCGTGACCCCACCTCACCGCAGCAGGGCCCCAGCCCCTCAGGAAAGAAGTGCACAGACAGTTCCCAGCAAGGGGTCCCTGAGAGCCCCAAGATTCTGCAGGGAAGCCAGCAAGAGCTCCAGGGCCTCCTGAGCCAGGTGCAAGCACTGGAGAAGGAGGCCAAAAGCACCGTGGACGTGCGGGCACTGAGGAGGCTCTTCGAGGCTGTGCCCCAGCTGAGAGGGGCCCCTCCAGCTCCCGCTGCCCCCCACAAGCCCGAGGCCTCAGTGGAGCAGGCCTTTGGGGAGCTGACAAGGGTCAGCACGGAGGTGGCCCGGCTGAAGGAACAGACCCTGGCCAGGCTGCTGGACATCGAGGAGGCCGTGCACAAGGCTCTCAGCTCCATGTCTAGCCTCCAGCCTGGGAATAACACCAGAGGCCGTGCCCAGGGACCTCTAAAGGACCACAGTGTCCACAACGTCAGTGTCACAGACAGCAGTAGAGTCAGGCCCAACTGCCCAGGCCAGGAGGTCAGGAGCCAAACTGCAGTCAAGAGCCAAACTGAGGTTACATGCCACACTGAGGTCCAGGGTCAGGCCAAGGTCAGAACTCACACTGAGGTCAGAAGTCAAGCAGCCCCAACCACCCCTTCTACTCGGAGGCTGGAGACCTTGAGAGAAGAGTCAAGCCTCCCTCGAGTGTTACCTCCCAGCAGAGAttcaccctcctccccaacctTTATCTCCATCGAGTCAGCCACTAGGAAGCTTCTGGAGGCTCCCAGCCCCAGGTGCAGCCCCGAGGTCTCAGTGAAAAGCACACACCTCCCCCAGGATGTGGGCCAGGCTCAGCCCCACCAGAAAGATGTCTGGAACAAGGCCGGGAAGAAAGAAGCCACCCAGTGCTCCGGACAGCCCCAGCATGCCCCTGCCTCAGCCAGCCCCCTGCCCACCAGGCGGCAGAAAAGTGTTCTGGAGCTGCAGACTGGGCCCGGTGGCTCCCAGCACTATGGAGCCACAAGAACAGTGACCGAGCAATATGAGAGGGTGGACCAGTGCAGGACCTCAGTGCTCACCTCCCCCACCACGGTCACCGAGCCCGCAGAGCCGCCCAGGGGCCCAGGCCCCCACCTCGGGCTCCACGCCTCCCCCTTGCTGAGGCAGTTCCTGCACAGTCCAGCCGGGCTCAGCACAGGCCTGGCAGAAGCTGGGAAGGTGTGTGTGCCCTGCGGCCACTCCCAGCCAGATGCCCAGTgagcccctccacctcccaccacaGCCTCCCACCCATCCCCAGGGCCCTGGGACGGAGGTGGGTGCCTACCTCCTGCACAGATGAGGCAAGGACCAAAAAGAAAGGGCATCTTCTGAGACTTGTGGGCAGTTTCCCTTTGGTCAGTTCTTGCAAAAGGGGGGAAAGAAAAGTTGCGAAGAAGCCCCTCTGAGTAGCCCAAGCCCAGGAGCTGGATGGGGGCTCACAGCTGCTCGTGGAGGATGTAATCTGTACAGGCACACACACTCCTCTCACAGGCCTGGCCCGTGTGCCAACACGAGTGAGTATACACGCCACTGCCTGAGACAGAACCCCGTGAGTGACCTTcagccttcatttcttttaatacaAGTCAAATGTTCTCAGTCTTCTGCTCTTTAATTCCTGGGGAGGACAGGTCCAGCTGCATTGGTCTCTGTTTCAGATTGACTAGGGCCCCAGAAGGGCCCCTTCATTACCATCTCCCTCATTCAGCGAGTCATCCTGGCAGCACAAAGGTCATACAGAAAAGGTCGGCGATCACCAATGTCCCTAGAAGCCAAAGGTTCTCTCCACACCCAATGCCCCTGACTCTGTACCCCAAATGGGAGGGATACAGTCTGAATAAACCCAAGTTTTATTCCCTCCTCTCCGTGTCTAACTGTGCATCTGTCCCAGAGTCTGAGTTCTCACTGTAGGGGAAAAACAGCCACACCTCCAGGTGTTCCTGGCAACAGCAGTGTTGGAAAGCTCTGAAAAGCCACCCCTTCTTCTACCATCTTGGTTGGGAATCAGAAAGGCCCATCCCCCATTCTCCTTGCTCCCCATGCcccaacacatacatacactgcTGCCCCCTACCTTGGACACCACCCTGGAGTGGAATCTGAACAGAATCCTGCCCCAGAGTGGAAGAATGGCTCAGTCAGGCCCGGGAAGGAGGGAGGGCCACAGCCAGGAGAACTCCAGTGGCCAAGATGGCTGGGCCACCTTCCTCCTGGTCAGGCCAGGATGCAATGTGCAGAGCAGAGGTTCCTGGGAAGGGGAGGGCACAGATCCTGGCCTGGAAAGTCAGAATGATCTGGTGAAGGGCCCTTTTCCATACTTTCAAAAAGCACTGAGCGCCTGCTGCATGCCAGGCCTGTTCTAGGCAGCTGGGACACAGAGGTGAGGTCTAATGGGGTCATATACTCAGGGAACTGACTCTCTAGAATGAGGAGGCAGAGAGACTATGAATAAACAGAAACAATCAGTTCAGGAATAAGGGTGATGCACCTGACTAAGCCATTCTCCCACTCTGGGGTAGGAATCTTAAAACATGATGATGTGACAGTGACAGGTGATTGCCTTAGAGAGTGTGGCCAAGGCATACCCCTCCAAGGGGAAAAAACTTTTCAACTGAGATCTGAATAACAAAAAGCCAGTTATGGGACAATCAGGAGGAAGTGCCAGCTAGGCAGGGGGACAAGCACACGCAAAAACCCAGAGGTGGGAGTGAGTGTAGTTCCTGGATTGCCTAAACACACTTTCGTATAGGTGGACAACTATGATtgcccacccctgcctcccccgACCCACACACACATCCTGCCCCCGATAAGGTTAGGTGGAAACTTGCCCATACTTTGCTTTTGTTGAACAGGTAGGCTCCCATCATACCACCAGCCCAGGGATCagccctccacacccctcccagccccatcACTGCCTGCTCCACTGACAGGGGTTCCCCTGGGGCAGCAGAGCTCTGAGCTGGAAGCAGCCTGTCCCCTGGAAGACTGGTGTGTATAAGCAATTAAGATAGGAAATCTGCCTACCTGGGCCGGCTACACATCTCGCTATTACTCCCTCGCCACgggtccccctcccccgccctctgTGGGATCTCACTTGATTACAGGGCCCAGCAACTTATGGCATGACTGTTCTCAgtgttctcatttgtaaagtgggcaCGATTATAAGTGCCTACTATTGTGcagattaagtgaattaatatatgtaaagtgcttggaacTATGCCCAGCGTCTGGAACTCAAGGCTGTTCACTTCTCCTACTGTAATTATTAGTTTTAATCTATCTCTTGTTCTCACCTCCAGGTGGAGTCCCTGTCTTGTTCATCTCAGTATCCTTACTGCTTATCACAAGTGCCTAGAAGGCACTGCACAAATGTCAAACAAATGAACCCCTGGGTGAATGAAATGATTGAGTGAATTCACTGATTCAtccaactaacatttattgagcacctacttcaTGCCAGGTTCCATCCAGGGTGCTGAGAATAGAGATGAACATGGCAGAATTTATCCCTGACCTCATGGAACTTAGAGAGGGAAGACAATATATTATAAGCAGAGAAGGTAATTTTAGAAGGGAGCGATactgtgaaggaaataaaaacaaggtcAGCCCACGAGAGGAGAAGTGGCAGTTACTTTAGCTTGCGTGGTTGGGGAAGGCATCTCTGAATGACAGAGGAGCCAGTCCTAATAGCTGGAGGTGGCGGCCTAGGGGGAAGAGTGGGGAAGAGGTTGGTGGATGGGTAGTGAGCGCACCGGAGGCAGCGCGCAAGGAGAGCAGCGGCCGCTCGGTAAGGCCTCGCCCAGTGCCCTCACAAGCTATCACACCTGCCGTCACACCTGCTGCAGAACCCCAGGCACCGCCTCTCCTCCTGCCGGGGGAGTGGGCGGCATTTCCACGCGGGCCGACTGGGGGCGGAGCATGCGGCGCCCAGACCCCGCCCCTAGCCTGGAGGGGGCGTGTTCCCACCCGCCGTCGCCAAGGTGACAATGACATCACCTCGGCCGCTGGGTTCGGAACTTTTCGGGCGGCGGTAGCCGTTGCTGGGAAACACCCGGCAGGCGCGCAGCCAGGGGCAGGCTCCGCGCGGCAGACGCCGGACGCCAGTACACGCCGTCCTGGCCGGCCCCTGCTCGGAGCCTCCCTCCCGGATTCCAGAAGGATGCCAGTTCCGGTCCTCACCCCTGCCGCGGCCCCATCCAGGACCGTCCTGCCGGCCGGGCGCCTCCTCCCTTCTCATTACTCTTGTCACTGCCCCTGTTCCGAACTTATCCAACAGTCCCCAT
This genomic interval from Balaenoptera ricei isolate mBalRic1 chromosome 11, mBalRic1.hap2, whole genome shotgun sequence contains the following:
- the XIRP1 gene encoding xin actin-binding repeat-containing protein 1 isoform X1, which codes for MADAQTQVAPTPSIPMAATEDLPLPPPPALEDLPLPPPKESFSKFHQQRQASELRRLYKHIHPELRKNLAEAVAEDLAEILGSEEPTEGDVQCMRWIFENWRLDAIGDHERPPAKEPVPGGNVQATSRKFEEGSFANSTDQEPAGPRPSGGDVRAARWLFETKPLDELTGHAEAPEATVREPAASGDVQGTRMLFETRPLDCLGSRPSIQEQSPLELRSEIQELKGDVKKTVKLFQTEPLCAIQDAEGAIHEVKAACREEIQSNAVRSARWLFETQPLDTINRDPSQVRVIRGISLEEVARPDVSATRWIFETQPLDAIREILVDEKDFQPSPDLIPPGPDVQQQRHLFETRALDTLKGEEEAGAEAPPKEEVVPGDVRSTLWLFEMQPLDTLRDKVQVGHLQRVGPQEGERFMYERLSSDGSSALSLSQSAPQRDGVKGDVKTFKNLFETLPLDSIRQGEASAHGSISRAEGTDSAGQSQDIGSPVYAMQDGKGHLHALTSVSREHVVGGDVQGYRWMFETQPLDQLGQNPSTVDVVRGITRQEVVAGDVGTARWLFETQPLEVIHQREQQERREEEGKPQGGPQLEASPKGDVQTIRWLFETCPMSELGEKQGSEITDSTPKAKARSCTWMFTPQPPDRPESSREQHLEVSQVQVGERQTDRHVFETEPLQVSGHPCRRGPVRYCSRVDIPSGQVSRQKEVFQALEAGKRENQGSRVIPEPIPTGSVHKFTWLFENCPMGSLAAESIQGGNHQEEQPVGPSGNRVWERQETAVEGTLRTLHATPGILHHGGIVMEARGPGELCLAKYVLPGPGQGGPHVRKEELVSGELPRIVRQVLHRPDVDQQGLLVQEDPVGQLRLKPLKLPAPGSSWKVEDMDPEFQQLLACGLGTSVARTGLVMQETEQGLVALTAYSLQPRLTSRAPERSSVQMLASCIDKGDLSGLHSLRWEPPADSSPVPASEGAQRLPLTESIIRVPPLDPSMGMGHLRGPGATPCPPQAIRKAVPLAREEKQESRCTGQKGMEALGKSDGATTMPLGPKSPNLQAAMQSLRMATAEAQSLHQQVLSKHKQGPTPGAASMPSQDSLLQVPATATGTAQSNTRPLAGGDPRIPAAPRKVSGEQKALPGGLPRGWVTIQDGIYTAHPIRTFDLPGGVWPSERGALPRGRETALPSQAPSPLLEGPGQSLGPGQEEPGSHTQKAWGPPEKVMAGLGPGVLQAAETTLKAALLAPHTLASGPQAAGASLHSHNASLPPPPPLPAAVTGPDFPAQAGHDENSIQQASEPTQDPLLQSHSSPAGQRSPGDSQTKTPKLEPTTHPRKKPQLPPKPAHLSQIPPPHWLPKPSALSPSSSKEVGQGKYRQGETGTTDHDPRPTKVPTTAGQGRVSRAGCSTGQSQHSPQHDSSTVAPRPTRSQAAGSNNQSPEPLELSALSRDPTSPQQGPSPSGKKCTDSSQQGVPESPKILQGSQQELQGLLSQVQALEKEAKSTVDVRALRRLFEAVPQLRGAPPAPAAPHKPEASVEQAFGELTRVSTEVARLKEQTLARLLDIEEAVHKALSSMSSLQPGNNTRGRAQGPLKDHSVHNVSVTDSSRVRPNCPGQEVRSQTAVKSQTEVTCHTEVQGQAKVRTHTEVRSQAAPTTPSTRRLETLREESSLPRVLPPSRDSPSSPTFISIESATRKLLEAPSPRCSPEVSVKSTHLPQDVGQAQPHQKDVWNKAGKKEATQCSGQPQHAPASASPLPTRRQKSVLELQTGPGGSQHYGATRTVTEQYERVDQCRTSVLTSPTTVTEPAEPPRGPGPHLGLHASPLLRQFLHSPAGLSTGLAEAGKVCVPCGHSQPDAQ
- the XIRP1 gene encoding xin actin-binding repeat-containing protein 1 isoform X2; translation: MADAQTQVAPTPSIPMAATEDLPLPPPPALEDLPLPPPKESFSKFHQQRQASELRRLYKHIHPELRKNLAEAVAEDLAEILGSEEPTEGDVQCMRWIFENWRLDAIGDHERPPAKEPVPGGNVQATSRKFEEGSFANSTDQEPAGPRPSGGDVRAARWLFETKPLDELTGHAEAPEATVREPAASGDVQGTRMLFETRPLDCLGSRPSIQEQSPLELRSEIQELKGDVKKTVKLFQTEPLCAIQDAEGAIHEVKAACREEIQSNAVRSARWLFETQPLDTINRDPSQVRVIRGISLEEVARPDVSATRWIFETQPLDAIREILVDEKDFQPSPDLIPPGPDVQQQRHLFETRALDTLKGEEEAGAEAPPKEEVVPGDVRSTLWLFEMQPLDTLRDKVQVGHLQRVGPQEGERFMYERLSSDGSSALSLSQSAPQRDGVKGDVKTFKNLFETLPLDSIRQGEASAHGSISRAEGTDSAGQSQDIGSPVYAMQDGKGHLHALTSVSREHVVGGDVQGYRWMFETQPLDQLGQNPSTVDVVRGITRQEVVAGDVGTARWLFETQPLEVIHQREQQERREEEGKPQGGPQLEASPKGDVQTIRWLFETCPMSELGEKQGSEITDSTPKAKARSCTWMFTPQPPDRPESSREQHLEVSQVQVGERQTDRHVFETEPLQVSGHPCRRGPVRYCSRVDIPSGQVSRQKEVFQALEAGKRENQGSRVIPEPIPTGSVHKFTWLFENCPMGSLAAESIQGGNHQEEQPVGPSGNRVWERQETAVEGTLRTLHATPGILHHGGIVMEARGPGELCLAKYVLPGPGQGGPHVRKEELVSGELPRIVRQVLHRPDVDQQGLLVQEDPVGQLRLKPLKLPAPGSSWKVEDMDPEFQQLLACGLGTSVARTGLVMQETEQGLVALTAYSLQPRLTSRAPERSSVQMLASCIDKGDLSGLHSLRWEPPADSSPVPASEGAQRLPLTESIIRVPPLDPSMGMGHLRGPGATPCPPQAIRKAVPLAREEKQESRCTGQKGMEALGKSDGATTMPLGPKSPNLQAAMQSLRMATAEAQSLHQQVLSKHKQGPTPGAASMPSQDSLLQVPATATGTAQSNTRPLAGGDPRIPAAPRKLL